In Ignavibacteriales bacterium, the following proteins share a genomic window:
- a CDS encoding sulfite exporter TauE/SafE family protein encodes MDIAILLLIGLAAGILSGFLGVGGGIIIIPALVALLGFSQKQAQGTSIGFLLLPIGILAVLNYYKAGLVDLRAVGIMTITFVIGSYFSSKAAIDLPEYWLKKGFAVLLLFYAIKLFLEK; translated from the coding sequence ATGGATATAGCTATTCTATTGTTAATCGGTTTAGCCGCAGGAATATTAAGTGGTTTTTTAGGTGTCGGCGGTGGAATTATTATTATCCCCGCATTAGTTGCATTGCTTGGTTTTTCACAAAAGCAAGCACAGGGAACATCCATTGGTTTTCTTCTGCTGCCAATTGGAATTCTTGCGGTTCTTAATTATTATAAAGCTGGATTAGTCGACTTGAGGGCAGTAGGAATAATGACAATAACTTTTGTAATCGGAAGCTACTTCTCTTCAAAAGCGGCAATTGATTTACCTGAATACTGGCTTAAGAAAGGTTTTGCTGTCTTATTACTATTCTATGCAATTAAATTATTTTTAGAAAAATAG
- a CDS encoding acetate uptake transporter, whose protein sequence is MAQNDSSKSNSKNELTIIKDTTANPAPLGLLGFGMTTVLLNLHNAGFFPLDTMILGMGIFYGGIAQVIAGMMEWKKGNTFGTTAFTSYGFFWLSLVALLVMPKIGWGTAPDNIAMAAFLLLWGIFTAFMFIGTLKLSKKLQFVFASLTILYFLLALSDITGNTTIKTIAGFEGLICGASAIYAAFSQILEK, encoded by the coding sequence GTGGCGCAGAATGATTCCAGTAAATCAAATTCCAAAAATGAACTGACAATAATTAAAGATACAACGGCAAATCCCGCTCCACTTGGTTTACTTGGATTCGGAATGACAACCGTTCTATTAAATCTTCATAATGCTGGATTCTTTCCGCTGGATACAATGATTCTTGGAATGGGAATTTTTTATGGAGGAATTGCACAAGTTATAGCCGGAATGATGGAATGGAAAAAAGGAAATACATTTGGAACAACAGCTTTTACATCATACGGATTTTTCTGGTTATCTTTAGTGGCATTATTGGTAATGCCAAAAATTGGTTGGGGAACTGCTCCTGATAATATCGCAATGGCAGCCTTCCTTTTACTTTGGGGAATATTCACTGCCTTTATGTTCATTGGCACCTTAAAACTTTCAAAAAAATTGCAATTTGTGTTTGCGTCCCTAACAATACTCTATTTCCTTCTGGCACTTTCTGATATTACCGGTAACACTACAATTAAAACGATTGCCGGCTTCGAAGGATTAATTTGTGGGGCATCTGCTATCTACGCAGCTTTTTCGCAGATATTGGAGAAATAA
- the feoB gene encoding ferrous iron transport protein B: MINMISNNSKLKYIVIIGNPNCGKTTIFNELTGLRQKVGNYPGVTVEKKEGRIPYEDGFEITLLDLPGTYSLSANSPDEKVVTDILLGKRTDTTRPDGVVCVVDASNLERNLYLVSQIIDQRYPLIIVLNMVDVAERAGIKIDIEKLSKSLGVKVIPTIGSKRIGIKELKSAFRSGFAVSPSVRKWSLPDAVREEQEELVGLLITNDHLQEDVAFHQATTLLSTPRQLQEFNHEITKEVLDHVSKDYERLNSLGYDRHSIFVESRYQWIRSIYSEVSTAGKRKVNYTDKIDAVVTHKFWGYIIFFVLMVVMFQSIFTWATVPMNFIGKMFDWLGVQVGTLLPPGDLHDLIIFGVISGVGAVVTFLPQILLLFLFLGILEDTGYMARAAFIMDRLMNKVGLHGKAFIPMLSSFACAIPGIMSTRTIENPRDRLVTMLVVPLMSCSARLPVYSLLIAAFIPATLIFGFWNLQGIVMISLYLLGLIMALVMAWIFKKTILKGKTPPFILELPPFRIPSMKSTFIQMWERSLLFLKRAGTIILGVSIILWFLATYPKLEHGTPSEKLSYSFVGKAGHIIEPVIKPLGFDWKVGIGILTSLLQREVFVSTISTIYNIQNSNDNTVSLRKQIQKDIDPTTGLPLFNVLTAICIMVYYVLAMQCMSTLAVMRRETNGWKWPLFQLGYMTALAYIVTFIVYRVGLYFI; this comes from the coding sequence ATGATCAATATGATTTCGAACAATTCAAAACTTAAATACATTGTTATTATTGGAAATCCTAACTGTGGTAAAACAACAATTTTTAATGAACTAACCGGCCTTCGGCAAAAAGTTGGAAACTATCCTGGTGTTACCGTTGAAAAAAAGGAAGGAAGGATTCCATATGAAGACGGGTTTGAGATTACTCTGCTTGATTTGCCAGGCACATATAGTTTATCAGCAAATTCCCCGGATGAAAAAGTTGTTACAGACATTCTATTAGGAAAACGCACAGATACAACCCGCCCGGATGGTGTAGTTTGCGTTGTTGATGCAAGCAATCTAGAACGTAACCTCTATTTAGTTTCCCAAATTATAGATCAACGATACCCTCTCATCATCGTTCTTAATATGGTTGATGTTGCTGAGCGCGCCGGAATCAAGATCGATATCGAAAAACTTTCTAAATCCTTAGGTGTAAAAGTTATTCCCACAATTGGCAGTAAACGAATTGGAATTAAAGAATTGAAATCTGCATTTCGTTCCGGATTTGCAGTTTCCCCTTCAGTGCGAAAATGGAGTTTACCGGATGCGGTTCGTGAAGAGCAGGAAGAACTTGTTGGACTTCTTATAACTAACGATCATTTACAAGAAGATGTAGCTTTTCATCAAGCAACAACGCTTCTTTCCACACCACGCCAGTTACAGGAATTCAATCACGAAATAACTAAAGAAGTTCTGGATCATGTAAGTAAGGATTATGAAAGATTAAATTCGCTCGGTTATGACCGCCACTCTATTTTTGTTGAGTCGCGATATCAATGGATTCGTTCAATATACAGCGAAGTAAGTACGGCTGGAAAAAGGAAAGTAAATTATACAGATAAGATTGATGCAGTTGTTACACATAAGTTCTGGGGTTACATAATTTTCTTTGTCTTGATGGTTGTAATGTTTCAATCTATTTTTACCTGGGCAACCGTACCGATGAATTTTATAGGTAAAATGTTTGATTGGCTTGGAGTACAAGTTGGAACATTACTTCCGCCGGGAGATTTGCACGATTTAATAATTTTTGGTGTCATCAGTGGTGTTGGTGCAGTTGTAACTTTTCTTCCGCAAATTTTATTGCTTTTCCTCTTTCTCGGAATTCTTGAAGACACCGGATATATGGCTCGTGCCGCATTCATAATGGATCGGTTGATGAATAAAGTTGGTCTACATGGAAAAGCATTCATTCCGATGCTTAGTTCATTTGCCTGCGCCATTCCTGGAATAATGTCAACACGAACAATCGAAAATCCACGCGATAGACTTGTTACAATGCTGGTAGTTCCATTAATGAGTTGTAGTGCACGACTGCCTGTTTATTCACTTCTAATCGCCGCATTTATTCCGGCTACACTTATCTTTGGGTTTTGGAATCTTCAGGGTATCGTAATGATTTCACTGTACCTTCTCGGTTTGATAATGGCATTGGTGATGGCATGGATTTTTAAGAAAACAATTTTAAAAGGAAAAACTCCGCCATTTATTCTTGAACTACCACCATTTCGTATACCATCCATGAAAAGCACTTTTATTCAGATGTGGGAACGATCATTACTGTTTTTAAAACGAGCGGGGACAATCATTCTTGGTGTGTCAATTATTCTTTGGTTTCTTGCAACGTATCCAAAACTGGAACACGGAACTCCATCCGAAAAACTATCCTATAGTTTTGTTGGAAAAGCCGGACATATCATTGAACCAGTAATTAAGCCGCTTGGGTTTGATTGGAAAGTTGGTATAGGAATTTTAACTTCACTTCTTCAAAGGGAAGTTTTTGTTAGTACAATCAGTACAATTTATAATATCCAAAACTCAAATGATAACACAGTTTCTTTACGCAAACAGATTCAGAAAGATATTGATCCCACAACCGGGCTGCCTCTGTTTAACGTACTTACAGCAATTTGCATAATGGTTTATTATGTACTGGCTATGCAATGCATGTCCACACTTGCTGTAATGAGGAGGGAAACAAATGGGTGGAAATGGCCTTTGTTTCAGTTGGGGTATATGACCGCATTGGCATACATAGTTACATTTATTGTTTACCGGGTTGGATTGTATTTTATATGA
- a CDS encoding hemerythrin domain-containing protein, translated as MKLLTPNVKMADVIHSNYLLIPVVNRFGIPLGFGENTIRTVCTEHGIDIDFFLSIINAFSNENYFPEKKMQTFNVLMIVEYLKKTHKYYREVQIPIIEKHLKVFLQGASSRNKSLQLLKKFFLVYKKELLTHLKYEETITFPYIEEVYRLYNSQQKNRKQKSNLNYSMKMYEAEHDEVDDKLYDLKNILIKYISGNFDEVTCNTIIFELFRLEKDIMDHARIETNILLPLVTEMEKSLNLKKV; from the coding sequence ATGAAACTATTAACACCAAATGTAAAAATGGCTGATGTAATCCATAGCAATTACTTATTGATACCAGTGGTAAACCGTTTTGGAATTCCTTTGGGATTTGGGGAAAATACCATCCGCACTGTTTGTACAGAACATGGTATTGATATTGATTTTTTTCTTTCTATTATTAATGCTTTCAGCAACGAAAACTACTTTCCTGAAAAGAAAATGCAAACCTTCAATGTTTTAATGATTGTGGAGTATTTAAAAAAGACGCACAAATATTACCGTGAAGTTCAAATACCAATTATTGAAAAGCATTTGAAAGTTTTTTTACAAGGAGCCTCCAGCCGAAATAAAAGTCTTCAGCTTTTAAAAAAATTCTTTTTAGTTTATAAAAAGGAATTGCTAACACACTTGAAATATGAGGAAACTATTACATTTCCATACATCGAAGAAGTTTATAGGTTGTATAATTCTCAACAAAAAAATCGTAAGCAGAAATCTAATCTCAATTATTCGATGAAAATGTATGAGGCGGAGCATGACGAGGTTGACGATAAACTTTACGATCTTAAAAATATTCTTATCAAGTACATCAGCGGTAATTTTGATGAGGTTACATGCAATACAATCATTTTTGAACTTTTCCGACTTGAAAAAGACATAATGGATCATGCGCGCATCGAAACTAATATCCTGTTGCCGCTTGTTACTGAGATGGAAAAATCACTTAACCTAAAGAAGGTGTAA
- a CDS encoding LuxR C-terminal-related transcriptional regulator yields MLTRKHVLIISPNQLLCLGLKTILEDFFSPESISIASIFENTTHHSTADYIFMPSDVYLAHHRYVQVIKSKIIIFTNYEVEEQLQEAPDMLNVTLTQEDLIDRLKTIFQKYSKDKNTAHQEELTLRETDVLKLVARGYINKQIADKLSISQHTVISHRKNITRKLGIKTLSGLTVYALLNGLVSSKEIE; encoded by the coding sequence ATGCTTACCAGAAAACATGTATTAATCATTTCTCCAAATCAGTTACTCTGCTTAGGATTGAAAACAATTCTGGAGGATTTTTTTTCACCGGAAAGTATTTCTATTGCCAGCATTTTTGAAAATACAACTCATCATTCTACTGCTGATTATATATTTATGCCTTCTGACGTTTACCTTGCTCATCACAGGTATGTTCAGGTAATCAAAAGTAAGATCATCATTTTTACTAATTATGAAGTTGAAGAACAGTTGCAGGAAGCACCGGATATGTTGAATGTAACACTTACGCAAGAAGATTTGATTGATCGCCTTAAAACTATTTTTCAGAAATATTCAAAAGATAAAAACACAGCTCATCAGGAAGAACTTACTTTACGAGAAACTGACGTGCTTAAACTTGTTGCCCGTGGTTACATAAACAAACAAATTGCAGATAAACTTTCTATTAGTCAGCACACCGTAATCTCCCACCGGAAAAATATTACGCGCAAACTTGGAATTAAAACACTTTCAGGTTTAACTGTTTATGCTCTATTAAATGGCTTGGTCTCCTCAAAAGAAATAGAATAA
- a CDS encoding FeoA domain-containing protein, with protein MLRKKKKLSEVKTGTDFFINEIQSSPEICLRLRELGFTENAVIRNIVNGSSQLICEVHNTRIGIHHRIAKDIIVSSEN; from the coding sequence TTGTTAAGGAAAAAGAAAAAACTTTCTGAAGTTAAAACAGGCACCGATTTTTTTATTAATGAAATTCAATCATCACCGGAAATTTGTCTGCGGTTACGGGAACTTGGATTTACTGAAAATGCCGTTATCCGCAATATTGTAAATGGTTCCTCCCAGCTTATTTGTGAAGTCCACAACACCCGCATTGGTATTCATCATCGTATTGCAAAAGATATTATCGTTTCATCCGAGAATTAA
- a CDS encoding T9SS type A sorting domain-containing protein has product MKKLYINLLLFILVSAIPVFAQTMMGGGTGFMFPDTLKQVTLSGKITVDTLHVMPIYYLDLNGDETNEYYLNFGPIWYKPDNSTATRPKNGDQVTIKGGQLDSIMNMGGLPMIIVYQINGQLWRDPFDPMWNDFGDSTHMMGHHSGNCMGYAFGSNGTNPHKVTITGLALVDTTFFMNQYYLDENNDGKPNYYLNFGPWWYEPNSGVIRPKNGDAITIVGGKLQSSGLPVVIVYMINDKVWRDSTLIGKNFGGGWMHKNKPNDKVFNPFDENDFMMMDSGWNMGGMMSDSLFGRMLELNPINIPNRNGEHIFKGYEFGMFNPKGSNGMMQGGSCGGMMNFGSSSHFQFHFDDKQMQAYGTDKNTIKVKYWDDQNSKWKVISDAVINLTSNTVTFSTNQMSSFYILTSDNVTGVKNTEIIPGGYSLKQNYPNPFNPSTTIEFETKNNSFINLKVYNVLGQEVAVLINKQMEAGLHIANFNAGALSSGIYFYELRVDGNSLIKKMNLLR; this is encoded by the coding sequence ATGAAAAAGCTATATATAAATTTGTTACTATTTATACTGGTTTCAGCAATTCCAGTTTTTGCCCAAACAATGATGGGCGGTGGAACAGGCTTTATGTTTCCTGATACATTAAAACAAGTTACTCTATCCGGCAAGATAACTGTTGATACACTACATGTAATGCCTATTTATTATCTTGATTTAAACGGGGACGAAACAAATGAATACTATCTTAACTTCGGTCCCATTTGGTATAAACCGGATAATTCTACTGCAACAAGACCAAAGAATGGAGATCAGGTAACAATTAAAGGTGGGCAGCTCGACAGTATTATGAATATGGGTGGTTTGCCGATGATAATAGTATATCAAATCAACGGTCAGCTATGGAGAGATCCATTTGATCCAATGTGGAATGACTTTGGCGATAGTACACATATGATGGGACACCACTCCGGTAATTGCATGGGTTATGCTTTTGGTTCAAATGGCACAAACCCACACAAGGTAACCATAACCGGCTTAGCATTAGTGGATACAACTTTTTTCATGAATCAATATTACCTTGATGAGAATAATGATGGGAAACCGAATTATTATTTGAATTTCGGTCCATGGTGGTATGAACCAAATTCCGGAGTTATCAGACCAAAGAACGGTGATGCAATAACAATAGTTGGCGGTAAGTTACAATCGTCCGGATTACCAGTAGTAATTGTGTATATGATAAATGATAAAGTATGGCGGGATTCAACATTAATTGGAAAAAACTTCGGCGGCGGATGGATGCACAAAAACAAACCAAATGATAAAGTATTTAATCCATTTGATGAGAATGATTTTATGATGATGGATAGTGGTTGGAATATGGGTGGAATGATGTCGGATTCTTTATTCGGTAGAATGCTGGAATTAAATCCTATTAATATTCCTAACAGAAATGGTGAACATATTTTTAAGGGATATGAGTTCGGGATGTTTAATCCAAAAGGATCAAACGGAATGATGCAAGGTGGTAGTTGCGGAGGCATGATGAATTTCGGTTCAAGCAGTCACTTCCAATTCCATTTTGATGATAAACAGATGCAAGCTTACGGTACAGATAAAAATACTATTAAAGTTAAGTACTGGGATGATCAAAACAGTAAATGGAAGGTTATATCTGATGCAGTTATTAATTTAACTTCTAATACTGTTACATTTTCCACCAACCAGATGAGCAGTTTTTATATTTTAACTTCTGATAATGTAACTGGTGTTAAGAATACTGAAATCATTCCTGGTGGCTATTCACTTAAACAAAATTATCCTAATCCGTTCAACCCTTCCACTACAATTGAATTCGAAACAAAAAACAATTCATTTATCAACCTAAAAGTTTATAATGTATTAGGGCAAGAAGTTGCAGTACTAATAAATAAACAAATGGAAGCCGGACTACACATAGCAAATTTTAATGCTGGTGCTTTATCATCCGGAATTTATTTTTATGAATTGCGTGTTGATGGTAATAGCTTAATTAAGAAGATGAATTTGCTTAGATAA